A genomic segment from Streptosporangium roseum DSM 43021 encodes:
- a CDS encoding DUF3800 domain-containing protein yields the protein MQAEFPSTGHILEIACDESGSEGGKLIGGNTDVFAHAGVRLSAESAAECIRETRDRIRSPATEYKANHLLREKHRPVLEWLLGPLGPIYGNAHVYLIDKTFFAVGKVVDLLVGEVVYAADTAPRRDRQAEAMAVTLYREGRRAFGRERWNAFLESFNDLMRARTSADAFFRTVDVLGLAGAGGRVGEIMELLRRARPHADSFRARLLDDPKMMPALDPLIPAIVQAVVRWGEGGNPVSIVHDEHNALTDKRIAQLKEMFGASHPNGLRHAPTGRLTGLRLVDSRSDPRVQVADFLAGVARKIASDELNDRGDADLVALLRPYVDPSSVWGDDRSWSLLGPPPGARS from the coding sequence ATGCAGGCGGAATTTCCATCGACCGGCCATATTCTTGAGATCGCCTGCGACGAGTCCGGCTCGGAGGGCGGGAAGCTCATCGGCGGAAACACCGATGTCTTCGCACACGCCGGTGTGCGGTTGAGCGCCGAATCGGCGGCGGAGTGCATCCGGGAAACACGCGACAGAATAAGATCTCCGGCCACGGAGTACAAAGCCAATCATCTGCTCCGCGAGAAGCATCGGCCGGTCCTCGAATGGCTACTCGGGCCGTTGGGGCCAATTTACGGGAACGCGCATGTCTATCTGATCGACAAGACGTTCTTCGCCGTCGGCAAGGTCGTCGACCTGCTCGTCGGAGAGGTCGTCTACGCGGCGGACACGGCTCCGCGCCGGGACCGGCAGGCTGAGGCCATGGCTGTCACCCTGTATCGCGAAGGGCGGCGCGCGTTCGGGCGTGAACGGTGGAACGCCTTTCTGGAGTCGTTCAATGACCTGATGCGCGCCAGGACGTCTGCCGACGCGTTCTTCCGTACGGTGGACGTCCTGGGCCTCGCCGGCGCAGGCGGCCGGGTCGGAGAAATCATGGAGCTGCTGAGGCGGGCCAGGCCGCACGCCGACTCCTTCCGGGCGCGGCTTCTCGACGATCCGAAGATGATGCCGGCGCTGGACCCGCTGATCCCGGCCATCGTCCAGGCCGTCGTCCGCTGGGGTGAAGGCGGGAACCCCGTTTCCATCGTTCACGACGAGCACAACGCGTTGACGGACAAGCGCATCGCACAGCTCAAGGAGATGTTCGGCGCGTCGCATCCCAACGGTCTCCGTCATGCGCCCACGGGTCGGCTGACCGGCCTGCGGCTCGTCGACTCACGCTCGGATCCACGGGTCCAGGTCGCCGACTTCCTGGCCGGGGTGGCACGGAAGATAGCGTCGGACGAACTCAACGATCGAGGCGACGCGGACCTCGTTGCGTTACTACGTCCATATGTGGATCCATCCTCGGTCTGGGGGGATGACCGAAGCTGGTCCCTGCTGGGACCCCCACCGGGCGCCCGGTCGTGA
- a CDS encoding SDR family NAD(P)-dependent oxidoreductase has protein sequence MSKIIVIAGATNGIGRGIALDRLRRGDVVVAVGSSAERGARLRADAEQAGAGDRLDFLRADLSSIAENDRVIDHVTARHPAIDALVLTANRQSAERRETAEGLEFTFALYYLSRYLLGYGLRGALEASPSPVILNVAGAGITAGAVMWDDLQLERRYGMLRAQLQGGRANDLLGVSFTEETGGTVRYVMYHPGFTDNGDFSHLPRPLSALVKLLARFAARSIDQVVPPLSGLLDTPPLQPLTAVDRGRTVPLTLRTFDPADARRLARLTEELLASRRTPR, from the coding sequence ATGTCCAAGATCATCGTCATCGCGGGCGCGACCAACGGCATCGGCAGGGGGATCGCCCTGGACCGGCTCCGCCGGGGCGACGTCGTGGTGGCCGTCGGGAGCAGCGCCGAACGGGGCGCCAGGCTCCGCGCCGACGCCGAACAGGCCGGCGCGGGTGACCGGCTCGACTTCCTCCGGGCCGACCTCAGCTCGATCGCGGAGAACGACCGGGTCATCGACCACGTCACCGCACGCCACCCCGCGATCGACGCCCTCGTGCTGACCGCCAACCGGCAGAGCGCGGAGCGGCGGGAGACCGCCGAGGGGCTGGAGTTCACCTTCGCGCTCTACTACCTGAGCCGCTACCTGCTCGGATACGGCCTCCGCGGGGCGCTGGAGGCAAGTCCGTCCCCCGTCATCCTCAACGTGGCGGGGGCCGGGATCACCGCGGGCGCGGTCATGTGGGACGACCTGCAGCTCGAACGCCGCTACGGCATGCTGCGCGCCCAGCTCCAGGGCGGGCGGGCCAACGACCTGCTGGGCGTGTCCTTCACCGAGGAGACCGGCGGCACGGTGAGGTATGTGATGTATCACCCCGGTTTCACCGACAACGGGGACTTCTCCCACCTCCCCCGGCCACTGAGCGCCCTCGTCAAACTGCTCGCCAGGTTCGCCGCCCGCTCGATCGACCAGGTCGTCCCGCCCCTGAGCGGACTGCTCGACACTCCTCCCCTCCAGCCCCTGACCGCCGTCGACCGGGGCAGAACCGTCCCCCTCACGCTCAGGACCTTCGACCCGGCCGATGCCCGCCGCCTGGCCCGGCTCACCGAGGAGCTCCTCGCCTCCCGGCGGACCCCGCGCTAG
- a CDS encoding winged helix-turn-helix transcriptional regulator: protein MSGTHTDVPSVIAFDLPLPVSVREYESCALTDVLRRVGDKWSVLLVVLLGRGPRRFNELHRVIDGISQRMLTRTLRGLERDGLVARTVHPTVPPSVEYALTDLGAALLVPLSAVADWAVDHHAGIESARDDYDTAGGAPVPAPPGEGAAVPGRRSPVPGGGGPEGHPR, encoded by the coding sequence ATGTCAGGTACGCACACCGATGTGCCCTCTGTCATCGCGTTCGACCTGCCGCTTCCGGTCTCGGTGCGGGAGTACGAGTCGTGCGCGCTGACCGACGTCCTGCGGCGGGTGGGCGACAAGTGGAGCGTGCTGCTCGTGGTGCTCCTCGGCCGGGGGCCCCGCCGGTTCAACGAGCTGCACCGCGTGATCGACGGGATCAGCCAGCGGATGCTCACCCGCACGCTGCGCGGCCTTGAGCGGGACGGCCTGGTGGCGCGTACGGTCCACCCCACCGTGCCGCCGAGCGTGGAGTACGCCCTCACCGACCTGGGGGCCGCGCTCCTGGTCCCGCTGTCGGCCGTCGCGGACTGGGCGGTCGATCACCACGCCGGCATCGAATCGGCCCGCGACGACTACGACACGGCCGGAGGCGCGCCGGTCCCCGCTCCGCCGGGTGAGGGCGCCGCCGTACCGGGCCGGCGGTCACCGGTTCCGGGGGGCGGCGGGCCGGAAGGCCACCCCCGGTGA
- the lpdA gene encoding dihydrolipoyl dehydrogenase, protein MSTHYDVVVLGAGPGGYVAAIRAAQLGLSVAVVEERYWGGVCLNVGCIPSKALLRNAELAHIFTHEAKTYGIRVEGQVTFDYGEAFKRSRKVADGRVKGVHYLMKKNGITEYDGRGTFVDANTLQVAGRDGGAETVTFDHCIIATGATTKLLPGTSVTERVVTYEEQILSDKLPESIVIAGAGAIGVEFAYVLHNYGVKVTIVEFLDRVVPLEDEEVSAELARRYKRLGIEVLTSTRVESIDDSGEQVRVTVSREGQQQVIEADKVMQAIGFQPRVEGYGLERTGVALTERGAIDIDGRGRTSVPHIFAIGDVTAKLMLAHAAESMGIIAAETIADEETMELDYVMIPRATYCQPQIASFGFTEAQARELGYDVKVAKFPFTANGKAHGLGDVTGFVKLLSDGEHGELIGAHLIGPEVTELLPELTLAQQWDLTVHEVARNVHAHPTLGEAVKEAVHGLAGHMINM, encoded by the coding sequence ATGAGCACTCACTATGACGTGGTCGTCCTCGGTGCGGGTCCGGGCGGATACGTGGCCGCCATCCGAGCAGCCCAGCTGGGACTCAGCGTGGCGGTCGTCGAGGAACGTTACTGGGGTGGTGTCTGCCTCAACGTGGGATGCATCCCCTCCAAGGCGCTGCTGCGCAACGCGGAGCTGGCGCACATCTTCACGCACGAGGCCAAGACGTACGGCATCCGGGTCGAAGGACAGGTCACCTTCGACTACGGCGAGGCCTTCAAGCGCAGCCGCAAGGTCGCCGACGGGCGCGTCAAGGGCGTTCACTACCTGATGAAGAAGAACGGCATCACCGAATACGACGGCCGCGGCACCTTCGTCGACGCCAACACGCTTCAGGTGGCCGGCCGGGACGGCGGCGCGGAGACGGTGACGTTCGACCACTGCATCATCGCGACGGGCGCGACCACGAAGCTGCTGCCGGGGACATCGGTGACGGAGCGGGTCGTGACGTACGAGGAGCAGATCCTGAGTGACAAGCTCCCCGAGAGCATCGTCATCGCGGGTGCGGGCGCGATCGGCGTCGAGTTCGCCTACGTGCTGCACAACTACGGCGTCAAGGTGACGATCGTGGAGTTCCTCGACCGCGTCGTCCCCCTGGAGGACGAGGAGGTCTCGGCGGAGCTCGCGCGGCGCTACAAGCGGCTCGGCATCGAGGTGCTGACCTCGACCCGGGTGGAGTCGATCGACGACTCCGGCGAGCAGGTGCGGGTGACGGTCTCGCGCGAGGGGCAGCAGCAGGTCATCGAGGCCGACAAGGTGATGCAGGCGATCGGCTTCCAGCCCCGGGTGGAGGGCTACGGGCTGGAGCGCACCGGGGTCGCCCTGACCGAGCGCGGCGCCATCGACATCGACGGCCGGGGCCGTACGAGCGTGCCGCACATCTTCGCCATCGGCGACGTGACCGCCAAGCTGATGCTCGCCCACGCCGCCGAGTCCATGGGGATCATCGCGGCGGAGACCATCGCCGACGAGGAGACGATGGAGCTGGACTACGTGATGATCCCGCGGGCGACGTACTGCCAGCCCCAGATCGCCAGCTTCGGCTTCACCGAGGCGCAGGCCCGCGAGCTCGGCTACGACGTGAAGGTGGCCAAGTTCCCGTTCACCGCCAACGGCAAGGCCCACGGCCTGGGCGACGTCACCGGATTCGTCAAGCTCCTCAGCGACGGCGAGCACGGGGAGCTGATCGGCGCTCATCTGATCGGCCCGGAGGTCACCGAGCTGCTGCCCGAGCTGACGCTGGCCCAGCAGTGGGATCTGACGGTCCACGAGGTGGCGCGTAACGTGCATGCCCACCCCACGCTCGGGGAGGCGGTCAAGGAGGCGGTTCACGGCCTGGCCGGGCACATGATCAACATGTGA
- a CDS encoding NUDIX hydrolase yields the protein MADPIDKVAWIRIEGGRILGARSRGKDVCYLPGGKREAGETDLDTLVREIGEELSVAIVRESGRFAGVFEARAHGHAEGLSVRMSCYEADYRGDLAPGGEVEEVVWLAYGDRHRVSPVVRLIFDSLRAEGRLA from the coding sequence ATGGCTGATCCGATCGACAAGGTGGCGTGGATCCGGATCGAGGGCGGCCGGATCCTGGGCGCCCGTTCGCGTGGCAAGGACGTCTGCTATCTCCCCGGCGGCAAACGCGAGGCCGGGGAGACGGATCTCGACACGCTCGTCCGTGAGATCGGCGAGGAGCTGTCCGTGGCGATCGTCCGGGAGAGCGGTCGCTTCGCGGGGGTCTTCGAGGCTCGGGCGCACGGGCACGCCGAGGGCCTGAGCGTCCGGATGTCCTGCTACGAGGCCGACTACCGGGGCGATCTGGCCCCCGGCGGTGAGGTCGAGGAGGTGGTGTGGCTCGCCTACGGTGACCGTCATCGCGTGTCGCCGGTCGTCCGGCTGATCTTCGACTCCCTGCGGGCCGAGGGCCGGTTGGCCTGA
- a CDS encoding alpha/beta fold hydrolase: MDIVARNNVKVAGRRGGRPMIFSHGFGCDQSMWRYVAPAFEDEYETVLFDYVGAGRSELSAYSAERYASLDGYAQDVLDVCEELDLTGAVFVGHSVSAMVGVLAAVREPRRLGTLILVAPSPRYIDDGDYVGGFSGADIEELVDSLDSNYLGWSSQMAPVVMGNPDRPELGEELTNSFCRTDPEIAKQFARTTFLSDNRDDLGKVAVPALILQCSHDALAPPQVGHYVHRAIPGSELTLMRATGHCPNLSAPEETIAAIKAFL, translated from the coding sequence ATGGACATCGTGGCCCGTAACAACGTCAAGGTCGCCGGCCGGAGGGGCGGCAGACCCATGATCTTCTCCCACGGGTTCGGCTGCGATCAGAGCATGTGGCGATATGTGGCACCCGCATTCGAGGACGAGTACGAGACCGTCCTGTTCGACTACGTCGGAGCGGGGCGTTCGGAGCTGTCCGCCTACTCCGCAGAGCGTTACGCGTCGCTCGACGGCTACGCCCAGGACGTCCTCGACGTCTGCGAGGAGCTGGACCTCACCGGAGCCGTCTTCGTCGGGCACTCGGTCAGTGCGATGGTCGGCGTGCTCGCGGCCGTCCGCGAGCCCCGCCGGCTGGGCACGCTGATCCTGGTGGCGCCCTCGCCCCGCTACATCGACGACGGCGACTACGTCGGCGGGTTCAGCGGCGCCGACATCGAGGAACTCGTCGACTCGCTCGACAGCAACTATCTGGGATGGTCGAGCCAGATGGCGCCGGTGGTCATGGGCAATCCTGACCGCCCGGAGCTGGGGGAGGAGCTGACCAACAGCTTCTGCCGTACCGACCCGGAGATCGCCAAGCAGTTCGCCAGGACGACATTCCTGTCCGACAACCGGGACGACCTCGGGAAGGTCGCCGTGCCCGCGCTGATCCTGCAGTGCTCGCACGACGCGCTCGCTCCGCCGCAGGTGGGCCACTACGTCCACCGGGCGATCCCGGGCAGCGAGCTGACGCTGATGCGGGCCACCGGCCACTGCCCCAACCTGAGCGCCCCCGAGGAGACCATTGCCGCGATCAAGGCGTTCCTGTAG